Below is a genomic region from Citrobacter amalonaticus.
AAAATTAAAATGCAGCCACATGACACATTTACCGGCTCATACCAGCCCGGTGACGTGGAATTTCTGCTAACACCGGTTGTCATTGAGATGACACCGGTTGAGCAAAAAGAAGAGCTGATTCAGTCAGGGAAGAAACATTATTCGGACATGCTCAGCCAGGAGCCAGCGCCAACACAATGGCATCTTGATTTGTTTCACCGGGCGCTGGATCGGGGCGCAGAGAGACTTGCAAAAGAAGTCACACAGCTCGCTATTGCTCTGGCCGAACGCTTCGGTGATGAGCCCATTGTACTGGCCAGTCTTGTCAGGGCTGGCGTGCCGCTCGGCGTTATGCTGCACCAGGCCCTGCGTGACATGGGGAAAACCTCATGGCATTACGGTATCAGCATTATCCGGGATCGTGGAATTGACGGTGCAGCCCTCGACGTCATTGAAGAGCGGCATGGTACCAGCGGTATTGTCTTTGTTGACGGATGGACAGGTAAAGGCGCAATTACCGGAGAGCTTGTACGCGCACTGAAAGATCGCCCGGGCTATCCTGAGCAGCCGCGACTGGTTGTCCTGGCCGACCCCTGTGGCTGCTCCTGGCTTGCAGCCAGTGATGATGACTGGCTCATTCCTTTTGGCATCATGGGTGCGCCGGTGTCAGGCCTGATCTCCCGGTCAGTATGGTCCTCTGAAGGATTACATGGGTGCATGGTTTGCGAGCATCTCAGTGAATTCGAATGCAGCCGGATGCTTGTCGATACCGTCGCTCATTTCCGTAAGAAGTTAACACCGACATCCCTCGATCCCCTGAGCTGGAATACGGAGTCAGCCCGGATCTTATGGCAGACAAGTCGCGACGTTATCGCGTTCCTAGCCGATGAATTTAAAGTGGACAGCGTCAATCGTATTAAACCCGGTATTGCTGAAGCAACCCGGGCTGTATTACGTCGGGTACCGGACCATGTATTTGTGCGTTCTATTGACGACCCGGACGTTGCCTTGCTTGTAGGGCTTGCTCGTGAAAAGGGAATAGTTGTTACAGAAATGGGGGGAACCCTCGGCCAGTATCGGGCTGTAACCATTATCAAGAAGGTACTCTGATGAAAAATCGTCTTTCTCCCTGGAATCTGGGAGCCACGCTATACATGCCTGCAACACGGGAAGATATTGCTGATGTCGTCCTGCACGGGAAAATCCCGGGTTTGCGCTCTCTGGTGATTTGCCTGGAGGATGCTGTCAGTGAAGCAGACATCCCCATCGCCCTCAAAAATCTGGAGCACCTGCTGCACGAGCTCACTAACAGCATGCGTAGCCTGGGTAAAAATGACTGGCCTCTGGTGTTTATTCGCCCCCGGCATGCCGAAATGGGCAGATGGTTAAAAGCGCATTATGATCTTTCCGCTGTCGACGGGTTTGT
It encodes:
- a CDS encoding cysteine protease StiP family protein, with protein sequence MQPHDTFTGSYQPGDVEFLLTPVVIEMTPVEQKEELIQSGKKHYSDMLSQEPAPTQWHLDLFHRALDRGAERLAKEVTQLAIALAERFGDEPIVLASLVRAGVPLGVMLHQALRDMGKTSWHYGISIIRDRGIDGAALDVIEERHGTSGIVFVDGWTGKGAITGELVRALKDRPGYPEQPRLVVLADPCGCSWLAASDDDWLIPFGIMGAPVSGLISRSVWSSEGLHGCMVCEHLSEFECSRMLVDTVAHFRKKLTPTSLDPLSWNTESARILWQTSRDVIAFLADEFKVDSVNRIKPGIAEATRAVLRRVPDHVFVRSIDDPDVALLVGLAREKGIVVTEMGGTLGQYRAVTIIKKVL